The window ACGATTCATACCGCGTGTGGTTTGCGTCTGTTATCGCATTCCACCTTGTGTACGACAACCCTACTGCTAAAGCAGTGGCCAAAGGCTTGACCGAAGGCGACGCCTCTAAAGGCGAGGAGGTTGTGACCAGCATACAAACAATCACAGCACACTTGCTGACAAGGATACGTCGAGATGATGACACCCGAATATTGGTGGGGTATCTAATGCTGCTTCTAGGCTGGCTGTTTGAGGATCTTGATGCCGTTAACGATTTCCTGACTGAAGGCAGCAATGTCCAAGGCCTTATTCAGGTAATCTCACAGCCAGTTCGCGTGGCAGGGGAGCTTGTACAAGGTTTGTGCGCCATGCTCCTAGGGTTCATCTACGAGTTTTCTACAAAGGATTCACCTATTCCGCGAGCAACATTACATTCGATTTTGGAATCGCGGCTAGATAGGGATGGCTTTCTAGACCGTCTGGTAAAACTACGAAACCACCCACTGCTCCGGGATTTCGAAGTCACACCACAAACACTAATTGCTTTACCCACTGGGGAAGAGGAAGTCAATGTGTTCTTTGATAGCATTTTTGTTGAATTTTTCAAAGATAACTATAGTCGGGCAGTTCGTGCTATTGATAAAGCACCCGACGTGGAAGTATCGGTTATCAGGAATGGCATGGAACAGGGCATATCAAGACAGCTCGTAGATTCTCTGCGTCATCAAATAGAGGAGAGAGATGGCGCGATTGTTGAGGCTAACGAAGCCAAGCAAGCATTGCAGAGAGCCCTTCATGAGGCGCAAGAGGCCCATCGCCGTGCCAAGGAAGATGCCGAGGCTACAAGTACAAATACGGCAACGGAACTGAGGTATGACTGAAACCCTTGCCGTAACGAGTGTTTAGAGCACAACTGAAGTGTATATCTAGCAAGCTTCAAAGCCAACAGGCTGCTAAAGTTGCGGAATATGAACAAAAAATCGTgcaattgcagcagcagcttaatTCTAAAGACGAGAATCATCAATTACAGCTCGATGCTAAAGAGACGCGTCTGAAAAAAGAGTTGGAAGCCAAAGACGCACGCCTGAAAAGGGAGTTGGatgctaaagaaaaagagctggGTGCTAAAGAAGCTCATTTCCAAAAGCAACTGGATGCTAAGGAGCGACAGCTTCAAACTCAACTAAGTGCCAAAGACCAGCACCTACAAACGCAATTGAGTCAGGTTCAAAAAGCACACGAGGTAGAGGCAGAACGAGCAAGGCAGAAGGCTGAAGCGGAAATCGCAGATTTGCGGGCGACTGCTAGCAGACTTGAAGTCGACTTGATGAAGGTGAGTGCCACGAGACATGATTCAGTAAATAACCTTTACGGATTTGTTAATTGGGATTTTACAAAGGCCAATAAGTCCAAGACCGTTGAATTACAGGCCCTTCGTACAGAGCATGCAGACGAACTAGCAGAGCATGAGTCTCAGCTAAAGAAGGCCAACGAGAAGAACGAAGAGCTAGGGAAACAGCTGAAGACTGCCAACGAGCAAAACGAGAGGCTGGAAAAACAGCTGAAGACTGCCAACGAGAAAAATGACGAGCTGGAAAAACATCTGGAAGATGCATCGTCAGAAGCTGAGAAGCTGCGGCAGGAAGTTTCGGAGGTAAGAGATGACAGGCTCGACGCTCAACTTTACACCACTGACAGTATATCCCTTAGACAACGTCAGCCTTGAAGGATGcagacaaggccaaggatgcAGTCCAGTCCGAACTCGACGATCTCCTTATGGTATTTGGCGATCTAGAGGAGAAGTTGGCGAAGTACAAGGTGGGTGATCTAGCTTTTCATTAAAACTATCCTCGCGCGCGCGAAAAGAACGACCACATGCTGATATAAAGCTTTACCAGAGTCGTTTACGAGATCTTGGCCAGGATGTGTCCGATGGAGAGGACGACGATGGAGACGATGGTAGcgccgacgaggaggagagcgaagaagacgaaaaatAGCAACGTCGTCGACCAATTTAGAGCAATGAAGTAAATTTTGTTGGAGGTTCTGCAGCTATGTAGGCACTATCTACGAATTCGTTTGGTGCTGTAATTAATTGCAGAGCTTGGTGTAAGGTGTTGGTTAACATTAATGTGAGGAGGTAGGTAGTATTAGGCACAGAGATCGTAGCGGGGGAACTCATGTGCAAGCAAGTTAGTGTTAATCCTTTATAAGGCACTATTGAACTGTAATAATTGGAGTGGGACCTCCCATCGAATTCACCTCTTGCCTTTTACCAGATGTGACCGTGGGATTGGCCCAGCAGACTCCATTTCAATAATCTTTGGCATTACCTCATCTGGAAGTTCCAGGTTCGAACACTAGTTGGAGATTTTTTCtcaaaagttttttttttatacatgtatagTACATATTCTTTATCTTTGTATTTTTGTCAAACCTAATATGAAAATAGTGAGTATGAAGGAACATTTACCTTGTTCTCAAGCCCTAGATTGTTCAGTTCAcatgctctcttcttttagTTCAAATCTATCATTCGCTCTCCATAGTGGAggaagattttttttttttttccctaccTAGGAAGTACAAGAATCGATTCTAGCGCGCGCCTGGCGGGGCATCTCTGCGTGTAAAAACACTTGTAAAATACTTTACTTAGACTTGACAGGTGCCCTTCGTTTGGCAGATTTTTAGTGACATGAATAAGTACTGCTTAGGTATCCTTACTGCTTGCAGTGCTCAATTAGCTAGTACCTTGATGCCTCAGCAGGTACTTGACAAGTATCTTCTAAGTTACCCTATCTATTCAGcgttggagaaaaaaaaaaggcattgtgAATCTCAAACCTCTCACTGAAGGAAGCGGATGCAAGtgaataaaaattttacgcGCTTGTGAAGAAAATAATCCAAACACAAAAATGAGTGCGAGATCATCATCGTCTGGTACCACTGATGTatcagatgatggagaatggCTCGATGTCGAGCCCGAAGAAGAGTCCACCACTATCGTGTCTCTCCTCGACTCTCAGACATTCTCAAGTTGGGCTGAGATGCTCAACCACTGCAAGCAGCGCTACGACTTCGACCTGATTGCCACCATAAAAAAGCTCCAGCTTGATTTTCACGGTGCTGTGAAACTCGTCAATTATGTTCGCAACCAAGTCCAGAACCAACAAGCCCTACCAAGCAATTTAACGCTTGCAGActttgaagatgatggctaTTTTAAGCCCGTTCTCCAGAACGATGCTCTCATCATGTCTCTAGATGAGATTCTCGACAGCGACCTCGTCAAGGTCGACATCGCTCCTGGCCAGGTGGGCGGTTCTCacgatgagctgctggcgcaAAAGCGAGCGCTGGAGgccgagctggaggcggTCCGAACGCAGTTCTCAAACTATCGACTTGCCGTTGAAGAAACCCTGGATCGCCGCTGGGGAGACGACGTGGAGCAAACTCCATCCAAGGCCAAGTCTGGTGCGGGCGAGGATCGCGGAAACTATTATTTTGAGTCTTACGGTTACAATGGTCAGAGCTTGACGCTTTCCACCCTGCAGCATTCCTGGAAATACTAACTTTGTCCAGATATCCACGAAACCATGTTGAAGGATACGGTCAGGACAGATGCCTACCGTGATTTTATTTACAACAATAAGCACCTCATCAAGGGCAAAGTTGTTCTCGATATTGGCTGTGGCACAGGTAAGAGGGTCAAACGTATCAGTCAACTGCAACCATAGGCTCAAAAACCTAACGCCCGTTTATAGGCATCCTGAGCATGTTCTGCGCTAAAGCTGGTGCTGCTCAAGTTATCGCTGTCGATAATGCAGACATCATCAAAAAGGCAGCGGAAAACATCTTTAACAATGGCCTCTCTGATATCATCACCTGCGTAAAAGGTGCCATTGAGGAGGTCAAGCTGCCTGTGGACCAAGTCGACATTATCGTCAGCGAGTGGATGGGATACTGCCTGCTGTATGAGGCTATGCTTCCAAGCGTTCTCTACGCTAGAGATAAATACCTCAAGCCAGATGGTCTGCTGGTTCCCAGCTCCGCCACTATATGGGTGGCTCCCGTTCAAGATACAGAGTATATGTCAGAATTTGTGTCATTTTGGAGAGACGTCTATGGATTCGACATGAAAGCTATGCAAGAAGGTATCTATGATGACGTTAGGGTCGAAGCCATGCCCCAGACCGCTCTCTGCGGAGAGCCCTACCCCTTTAAGACACTCGACCTCCACACCGTTAAGCCAGAAGAGCTGTCCTTCACAGCTAAGTGGCAGTcacggctgctgcggccacaGGATGGCTTGGACGGCTTCTTAATCTGGTTCGACAACTTCTTCGCCACTTCTCGCGATGAGCCTATGCCAGAGCCTGAGGTGACCCCTGAGGTGTTTATGAAGGCGAAATCAGGCAATGTTGCGTTTACAACGGGCCCGTCTGGCACTGTGACCCATTGGAAGCAAGGTCTGCTTATGGTGCCACCGGAGAACCCCCCTTCAGCATTGCCAGGCGCCATCTCTGGGCAAATTACCTTTGCAGCTCTCGAGGAGAACGCCAGAGCACTAAAGATCGATGTCACATGCAGCCCTGAAGGCCAGTCCATTGAgagccaagaagagaaaaaatggTCCTGGAAGTTGGCGTAGAGGGAGTTAACGAGTACTGAATGGACGGGAAATGTTTGTCATCGGCCAGCGATAGCAAGCTTCTAATAGTGAGGCACTTTTAGAGCCTGCAGCCATAAGTTCACAATGCTCAGGAATCCTTCTCCCAAAATAAAGCCCTACACGTAGAGTCAGCAAGCGTATAACTAGTGAAGCTTTGAAGCCTTACCGAtgcaatgatgatgagtgGCGTGGTCGACCGTTTTCGTACGCTCAGCCAGTACCAGCTAAAGATTCCTCCAATGGCTCGAGCCAAGGTAAATGAGGGCACGTTGTACATGCCTTGACATGCAAAAAATTAGAAGGAATTTTCTCGTAAATCAAAGTGAGCGGAAATACTCACCGACTGCCACGGCAATGCCACCTGGGATCAGCGAACGCCATCGCGTCCCAACGGACAAGGTTCGCGCCAGGGTAGTGAGAGCAAAGAGAACACCGGCTCCAGTTGCCCATTCTTTGGCCATGTACGGCAAGCCTTGTCCAGTTACAAGTCTGGCAGTGAATATCCAAACGTAGGCCGTTGGAACTTGGAAAAGCTTGCCGGGGATCTCGTATACTCTGTCGCCAGAAAACCACAATGATTTAGTCGCCTCTGTGGAAAATTTGACTCATTAGGGGCACTTACGCCGTGTAGATACGATACGCAAAAGCACTGAACAGCGCGCCACAGGTAGCACCTATGATTTGTCCCCAAAATTGCGCCTTGGGGGCAGCTCCAAGCAGGTGGCCGGTCTTGAGATCTTGCATCAAGTCTCCAGCCTGCAATGCACCCTATCGAGATGTTAGAAGAAGACACTCGAGGATATACATATacgcatatatatatatagggaGGAAGTCTAGAGAATAGCTTACAGCTTCAGACTAAATGCGATTATAATTGTTAGCTGGCTAGATGATTTTCAAAGAGGGACATGGAAGAAGGCGTTAGACGTACAATAGCACCTGCGACCAAATTGATGAGAACGCTGGACTTGTGGGACTGCGGGATGATCAGAGCAAAGAACAGCTGCGCAAGTTTGCTTATGCCAGAAACGGGGTTGAGGTCAGTCTCTCCAAGGGCTCTGACGCCCATGATACTCAGGACCAGAGCCATGAGAACAGCAGTGACAACCGCGTAAAGGGGTACCAAGTCGCCAAACACGATGCGCGTTGTAAGAATACAGAGCAAAACAGATGCGAGAAGACCCCATGTGACAATCCGAGTGCTAACTTGCTGCTCAGCTGGACCGTCATCCAGACCAGCATCCTCGTTCGAGGCGATGGAAGCCTGGTCATCATCGAGAATTGCTGGCTCGTCCTGATCCTCCTCTCCATGAGGGATTGGAGAGTACTGATGACTTCTCCCGAACAAAGCGGCGATCCTAGATTGTTGGAACCGTTCTCGCAACACAGTTAAAGCCCTCGGAGCGTGGGTTGCGAGAATGGGGCGAAGAGCAACGTAAGCCAGACTTACAACGGCATCAACGAGCATAATGGCCAGCGACACCCAAACAATCCAGCCTTTGCTGCCATTTTCCCAATCATCCACCGGTCCAGGGGCCCaacccttctttttggcCAGAGGACTCAAAATACCCCAGCCGACAACTGCGCCGAGGGTCATGTGAAGTGTTGTCTCAGTCCCCATAATGATGCCCTGTCCGACATATGCGAGACTTGGGTTCAGGGTCCAAAGCCAAGTAGAGGCCGCAACAGTGCCAAATATGGGAAGATCTCTCAAAATAGGCAGGAAATAGTTGCAAATGGTGAAGATGCCGGAAACTAGAAAACTGAGCAGTAGGAGCTTCATGTTGTATGCCCAGTCCACGTCCTTTGATAGCTCTGGCTCCTCGTCTGCTACGTTGGAACTGGTCTCATTAACTAACAGAGGATCGTCGTCATCTCTATCTGCAAGGCTGGCAAATCCCcccttggcggcggcatcgagTTCCTGGGCAGAAgagccttggcctcggccgTGGAGAACGCGAATGAGCACGGCAGTGCTGAAGCCGCTGGGAAACCTAAGGCGTTCTCTAATGATAACCTGGTGGCGCCTAGTATCATACAGACACAGCTCGTCTCAGCCAATGTGCGACGTCACTTTCATTTGAAGCACTACTAGACTTACAAGGGAACGGCAAAGACAACTCCAAAATAACAGAGGCCGATGGACCAGATGATGAGCTGCCACATGCTCAATGACAAGGGCCCTTGTTCATCGGTGCCCAGCAAGTAGTTCATTGCCGGAATCTATACAGCAATTAGGACGGAGAATCTAAGCGGCAGGAGAGTGGTGATGGCCTACGACACCGACAAAGCCGCAACCAAGAGGCATGATGGCCATGCCGCCCGCAACGCTCTGCACCAACACATTCTCAACCGGGGTGAAGGGGAATTGCAGGTGAggcttcagcagcttgaagaCGGCAAAGCCCATCAAGCTTGCCGGCATAGACATGATGGACACCCAGCCCGTCTGGAGGCCGAAGTACATGTTGGCAGAGCATATCACGGTGCCAACGCCAAGGCCGGCCGCGACACCGCGCACGGTGAAGCTGCGGCCCTGGGGGGATGGAGAAGCCATTATCGCGAGTCCTGTTCCTGCGATGCGTGAGGCATCTGGGGCTGTGCAATGATCAATTGAGTCAAACGGCGGAGATCCTTCTTCGAACGCTGGCGAGGGCT is drawn from Trichoderma asperellum chromosome 4, complete sequence and contains these coding sequences:
- a CDS encoding uncharacterized protein (BUSCO:EOG092D14XV) translates to MFSISSTPAKQSVGDTITVLSGRLGSATLLEDRRAAVLGLRSFAKDYPATVASGALRGLIGSLTKDADDVDTIKVVLETLLMLFNPNKESPEASDEIALWLADEFTQRQENITLVLDFLDSTDFYSRLYCLQLLSSILTARTQRTEECVLSAPLGISRLVAALDDQREAIRNEGINLLILLTSSSIEIQKLVAFQSAFEKIFVIIAGDGSLSEGGRTVEDCLILLANLLRGNAANQSLFRESDCMGKLTEMLKGLLEAQNQEDNLAKWAQIQVNRNIYAFLSIIRLFLSTNSAETHQNQATFWRHGLSYLVLQLAFDPDVQTQIKAEALVTCGDLIRNNMTLQEGFASLTVSPPLESMVGNPNVSNGHPPKIYIIDGLLDLTLNVHDIAAFDLRFAACQCLTAYFSNHAEVKSHFLGRAIEGYQSGRDESANILSVLLKLPGDVFLNDSYRVWFASVIAFHLVYDNPTAKAVAKGLTEGDASKGEEVVTSIQTITAHLLTRIRRDDDTRILVGYLMLLLGWLFEDLDAVNDFLTEGSNVQGLIQVISQPVRVAGELVQGLCAMLLGFIYEFSTKDSPIPRATLHSILESRLDRDGFLDRLVKLRNHPLLRDFEVTPQTLIALPTGEEEVNVFFDSIFVEFFKDNYSRAVRAIDKAPDVEVSVIRNGMEQGISRQLVDSLRHQIEERDGAIVEANEAKQALQRALHEAQEAHRRAKEDAEATSTNTATELSKLQSQQAAKVAEYEQKIVQLQQQLNSKDENHQLQLDAKETRLKKELEAKDARLKRELDAKEKELGAKEAHFQKQLDAKERQLQTQLSAKDQHLQTQLSQVQKAHEVEAERARQKAEAEIADLRATASRLEVDLMKANKSKTVELQALRTEHADELAEHESQLKKANEKNEELGKQLKTANEQNERLEKQLKTANEKNDELEKHLEDASSEAEKLRQEVSETTSALKDADKAKDAVQSELDDLLMVFGDLEEKLAKYKSRLRDLGQDVSDGEDDDGDDGSADEEESEEDEK
- a CDS encoding uncharacterized protein (EggNog:ENOG41~TransMembrane:16 (i12-33o39-58i79-101o113-134i219-237o243-265i277-294o314-336i414-434o440-461i492-510o530-548i560-577o589-607i619-645o657-678i)) — translated: MASPSPQGRSFTVRGVAAGLGVGTVICSANMYFGLQTGWVSIMSMPASLMGFAVFKLLKPHLQFPFTPVENVLVQSVAGGMAIMPLGCGFVGVIPAMNYLLGTDEQGPLSLSMWQLIIWSIGLCYFGVVFAVPLRHQVIIRERLRFPSGFSTAVLIRVLHGRGQGSSAQELDAAAKGGFASLADRDDDDPLLVNETSSNVADEEPELSKDVDWAYNMKLLLLSFLVSGIFTICNYFLPILRDLPIFGTVAASTWLWTLNPSLAYVGQGIIMGTETTLHMTLGAVVGWGILSPLAKKKGWAPGPVDDWENGSKGWIVWVSLAIMLVDAVVSLAYVALRPILATHAPRALTVLRERFQQSRIAALFGRSHQYSPIPHGEEDQDEPAILDDDQASIASNEDAGLDDGPAEQQVSTRIVTWGLLASVLLCILTTRIVFGDLVPLYAVVTAVLMALVLSIMGVRALGETDLNPVSGISKLAQLFFALIIPQSHKSSVLINLVAGAISEAGALQAGDLMQDLKTGHLLGAAPKAQFWGQIIGATCGALFSAFAYRIYTAVYEIPGKLFQVPTAYVWIFTARLVTGQGLPYMAKEWATGAGVLFALTTLARTLSVGTRWRSLIPGGIAVAVGMYNVPSFTLARAIGGIFSWYWLSVRKRSTTPLIIIASGFILGEGFLSIVNLWLQALKVPHY